TCAACGTTTAAAACATTTTCACTCGCAGCGGCAGTCGAAGAGGGTGTATTTAATCCAAACGCTACTTATCAGTCGGGATCCTATGATGTGCTTGGGCAGAAAATTAATGACCACAACGTCAGCGGATGGGGCACAATCAGTTATTTAGAAGGTGTGCAGCGTTCTTCTAACACAGCATTTGCTAAGCTGCTTGAACAGATGGGTGATGATGTGTATAGAAATTACCTTGATCAGTTTGGCTTTGGTCAGCAAACTGGTATTGACCTCCCGAATGAGGCGCCGGGTAACATTCTTTATAACTACCCGATTGAAAAAGTAACAACAATTTTCGGTCAGGGTACGACCGTTACGCCTCTTCAGATGATTCAGGCTGAAACTGCTATTGCAAGTGACGGCAAGATGAAAAAACCGTACGTGTTATCGAAAGTAGTAAATCCTGAGACAGGAGAAGCAGTATATGAAGGTGAATCAGAAGTGACTGGTCAGCCAATTTCTTCTGACACAGCTGCTAAAGTCAGGGAATATCTTGCTTCAACTGTTACAAGTGAAGTAGGAACCGGTCAGCCGTTCAGCATACCGGGCTATGAAGTTTCAGGTAAATCAGGTACAGCCCAGATTCCTGATCCTGAAACAGGACGCTATATGACAGGTAGATCTAACTACTTATTCTCATTTATCGGTATGGCACCTGCAGATGATCCTGAACTGATCGTCTACATTGGCATTCAGCAGCCTGATCTGCCGGCAGATGAGATCAGTTCAATTCCAGTTTCTAAAGTGTTTAATCCTGTTATGCTCAACAGTCTTAAGTACCGCAACATTCAGCCCGCTGAAGCGCCAATGAAAGAAAGTGTGCCGGTTGAAGATTATAAAGATCAATCAGCCGCAGCAGTGAAAGAACAGCTTGAGGGGCAGGGTCTAAAGGTTGAAGTAATCGGTAATGGTGATACCATTCAAACGCAGTCTACAGTCAATAATGAATTAATTGCGGGAGAAAGACTGATTCTTGTAACTGACGGAGATCTGACAATACCGGACTTTACCGGATGGTCGTATAGAGATGTCGTGCGTGCAGCTGCAGCAGCGGACCTTGAATTAAATACGAACGGTACCGGATTTGCTGTCTCCCAAAATCTGACCGCTGATAGTGTAATCAGTGCCGGTCAGCCTTTAACGGTAAAATTCGAAACGCCTGAAGAAACGAGAACCAGACTCAGTCAGCCTGAAGAAGAAAGTGAACTTCCTCAGGACTAATCAAAAGCCTTTTCTGATCTTAAGATCAGAAAAGGCTTTTTGCATATGAAAATCGTTTTGGCATACGATGAATTAGAGATATTCAGAACAGGAGGCGCAGCGTGCAGCACTTTTCTGAGAGATTGTTGAAAAAAAGACTGATGATTGTATTCTTTTTATTTCTCCTGATACTTTTTGTTGTGCTGGTCAGACTTTTTTATGTACAGGTTATTGCCCATGAGCAGCTGTACGAAAAGGCGATTCCGGTCAGTGACCTGCTTGAGATGCACTTAAATCTAAAACTTGATATCAAAGGGGAAGGTGAAAAGATTATCAGGCAGTCACCTGAGCCTGGAGCGGTTATTTTAGAGGGCGAAACCGTTCGAATTTTTATTGGTCAATAGCATTCTTTCGACCTATCAGTTAAGATAAATATATAAGAATTGATCGAGGAGTTGGGTTTATGAGACTTTCAGATCTGACAGGTTGCCTTCCCTTTTATGAGATAAAAGGCCCTGAATCAGACCCTGAGATTTTAAAGATCTGTCATCATCACCGTGACGTCGAACCGGGATCTCTTTTTGCAGCGATAAAAGGTGAAAAATCAGATGGCAGGTTTTATATTGAAAAAGCGATTGAGAACGGTGCTTCAGCAATCCTGTCTGATACGGAGTACCATCTGAGTGTACCGGTTGTAATCGTCAAGCATCCAAGACATGCGCTTGCTTATATCGCGAACCATTTTTATGATTATCCAAGCTTTGACTTAAATGTCATTGGTGTAACTGGTACGAATGGGAAGACAACGGTTACCCATATGATTCAGGGAATATTAGAGGCGAGCAACGTGAAAACGGGGATTATCGGAACGCTCTATATGAAGCAGGGTAACCAGGTGAAAAAAGCGGAAAACACGACACCGGACAGCCTGCTGCTTCAGCAGACACTTGCTGAGTTCAGGTCTTGTGGAGTAAAAGCTGCCATTCTTGAAGCCTCCTCTCACGGCCTCGCTCAGGGAAGAATGTATGGTTGTGATGTAGATGTTGCAGTTTTTACAAATCTCACGCAGGATCACCTGGATTATCATGAAACAATGGAGCATTACAAATGGTCAAAAACATTGTTATTTTCACAGCTGGGTCATCATCATGCGAAACACGCACCTAAATTTGCAGTATTAAATCAGGATGATCCATTCACTGAGGAAATCAAAGCAGCAACTTCTGCACATATTATTACTTATGGCTTAACAGCAGAGTCGGATCTATACGCAGAAAATATCATTCATTCTAAAGAAACGACTACCTTTACACTTTGTACACCGCTTGGAAAGGCAAAAGTTCAGCTGAAGCTTGCAGGATTATTTAATATTTACAATGCACTCGCAGCCGCTGCTGCAGCCTTTGTAAAAAGAATTCCACTCGATACGATTATAAAAGGACTTGAAGGGATTACGGGTGTGCCGGGGCGTTTTGAAATTGTCCGTCATTCAGGACCATTTACAGTAATTGTCGACTATGCACATACACCGGACAGTCTGAAAAACATTCTTACTGCAGCAAGAAAGATGAATCCGAATAGACTGATTACAGTGATCGGCTGTGGCGGCGATAGAGATAAAGTTAAAAGACCTGCAATGGCAAGGATTGCATGTGCTTATGCTGATTACGCTATATTTACTTCTGATAATCCAAGAACTGAACAACCGGAAGATATTCTGAAGGACATGGAAAGAGGAGTTCCCGGAGAAGCCTATAAAACAATTGTCGACAGAAGTGATGCAATTAAACATGCAATCAGTCAGGCTGCTGAGGAAGATATTATTATTATCGCCGGAAAAGGACATGAAAAGTTTCAGCTGATCGATCATCGTAAAATTCCATTTGATGATAAATCAGTTGCTGAAAGCTTTTTGAATGAGTATCAGCTTAAGGATGTATAAAATCAGGTGACTGTGACAAAACACTGTCATTTCACTCATACCGGTTTTAATAGCAATAACCCAATATGCAACGCTAAGAGTGAGACACTTATGTCCCACTCTTTTTTAATTAATTGCATAAAGACGTTGTTGTTTGTGCAATCAACAGCCCTCTTTAACAAAACTTTTCATGTAAACAATTCATGCAGTGAAATTAAAATGTAAAAAACTTTAGCGCTACATCCCATGCAGTTATGGTAAAATGAGAGATTGTCAGCATACAACATAAAAAGCACAATAAACTGGAATGATTTGTTAGGAGGAAGCACGATGTCAGTATTCGCTGTAATACTAGCAGCAATATTCGGATTTGGAATTTCTGCAGCGGCAGCACCGCTATTTATTCCTTATTTAAGAAGATTAAAGTTTGGACAGAGTATCAGAGAGGAAGGACCTCAGTCTCATCAGAAGAAATCAGGAACCCCAACAATGGGCGGGCTGATTATATTAAGCGCAATGACGCTTGCCACAGTAATTGTCAGTGCAATTTACGGTGTACTTTCAGTAACTACATTATTATTATTAATGGTTACAATTACATTTGGTGTACTTGGATTTTTAGATGACTTCATTAAAGTCGCTAAAAAGAGAAATCTGGGCCTGACATCAAAGCAGAAACTGCTTGGTCAGATTGTGATTGCCATTATATTTTATATTATTTTCAGCGCAAACGATTTTTCATCCATTATCTCAATTCCTTTTACTTCAATTGAATTAAATCTCGGAATTGTTTATGTAGCATTTGTTATCTTCTGGCTTGTTGGTTTTTCTAATGCAGTCAACTTAACTGACGGGCTTGATGGGCTTGTCTCAGGAACAGCTGTCATTGCATTTGGTGCGTTTGCATTGATCGCCTGGCAGCAGGAACAGCTTGCTCTGGCAATCTTCTGTATGGCTGCAGTTGGAGCACTGCTTGGTTTTCTATTATTCAATGCACATCCTGCAAAAGTATTTATGGGTGATACCGGGTCGCTTGCTCTCGGCGGCGCGATCGGAACAGTTTCACTTCTTGCTAAACAGGAAGTACTATTATTATTGATTGGAATTGTATTTGTATTAGAAACATTATCTGTCATGATACAGGTAACTTCTTTTAAAACTACTGGAAAACGGGTGTTCAAGATGAGTCCGCTTCATCACCACTTTGAGCTGACTGGATGGTCAGAATGGAAAGTGGTAACTGTCTTCTGGACAGTTGGTCTTGCTGCGGGAATCCTGGGCGTTCTGATAGGGGTGTACGGCTAATGATTGATTACAAAGGATATCAAAATAAAAAGGTGCTTGTTGTCGGACTTGCAAAAAGTGGTGTTGCTGCATCATTACTGCTTCACAGACTTGGCGCGTTTGTAACGGTGAATGACTGGAAGCCGTTATCTGAAAACAAAGATGCTCAGCAGCTGCTTGATCAAGGAATTAAAGTCATTACTGGTAGTCATCCGGTTGAACTGCTTGATGAGGGCTTTGAACTGATTGTAAAAAATCCGGGCATACCTTATTCCAATCCTCTTATCAAGGGAGCAATTGCGAAAGGGCTTCCGGTGCTTACAGAAGTTGAGCTTGCCTATCAGATCAGTGAAGCAGATATTATTGGTGTTACAGGTACAAACGGTAAGACTACAACCACTACACTTATTCATGAAATGATCACTAAAGATCAAAAGAAATCCTATGCTGCAGGTAATATTGGAACTGTTGCATGTGAAGTCGCTCAGATTGCTAAGCCTGATGAAGCAATGGTGATTGAATTATCATCATTTCAGCTGATGGGCATCAGACAGTTTGCGCCTTCTATTTCGATTATTACAAATATCTATGATGCACATCTTGATTACCATTCATCAAAGGAAGAATACGTTGAGGCAAAGGCAGCTATTACAAAAAATCAGACTGCAGACGATTACTTAATCGTTAATGCTGATCAGGAAGATCTGATGGCAGCAGTAAGTCATACAAAAGCCAAAATCGTGCCGTTTTCAACTAAAAGATTTTTGCAGGATGGTATCTCAAGTGATGGAGACAAAATTTATATGAACGGTGAAGCAGTCGTAGCAATCAGAGAGATTGTGCTGCCGGGCAGACATAACCTTGAAAATATCATGGCGGCGATTGGTGCAGCAAGGTTATACGGTGTGTCTGATGATAGTATCAGAAAAGTACTTGGTGAATTTTCAGGTGTGAAGCATCGGACCCAGTTTGTGAGAGAATGGAAAGATATTAAATTCTACAACGATTCCAAAGCAACAAATATTCTCGCGACACAAAGTGCGCTTGACGCATTTACAGTGCCAACGATTCTTCTTTGCGGCGGTCTTGACCGTGGCAACAGCTTTGACGAACTGTCTGATTCCATGTCTCATGTCAAAACAGCTATTGTATTTGGTGAAACTGCAGAGAAAATGGCAGATGCAGCAAAAAATGCAGGGGTTACGGATATCATTCGTGTTAAAGATGTAAACGAAGCAGTAACTGCAGCGGCAGAAGTCGCAGCAAGCGGTGACGTGGTATTGTTATCACCTGCCTGTGCGAGCTGGGATCAGTATCCGACGTTTGAAGTTCGTGGAGACATATTTATTGAAGCCGTGAATAAGCTGAAATAAATACGTTGAAGGGACGAGTTGCATGGATCGTCTACTGGTTTTATTCATTCTGATCTGTTCAGTATTCGGAGTTTTATTAATCGATAGTGCAAGTAGTGTGTGGGCATTGGACCGTTTCGGCAATGCCCATTTTTTTTTCGGCCAGACAGGCTGTTTATTTAGTGCTGGGCCTTATAGTCATGCTGATTTTATCAAAGGTGGATTATCATTTTGGTACAGGCATGCTACATTAATTTATCTCGTTACGGTCGTCCTGCTTATTATTGTATTGATTCCAGGCATTGGACTTGAGAGAAACGGTTCTCAAAGCTGGATTGGTGTTGGACCGCTGTCAGTACAGCCGGCAGAACTAGCAAAAGCGGGCGTGCTGATGCTGACAGCTGGATTGATCAGTATCCAGAGAAAGAAATTATCAGTCAGGCAGACTTTTCTTCTGATGATAATTGTTCTGTTTCCGTTCGGGATTATTATGCTTCAGCCGGACCTTGGCACTGGTACAGTCCTTGCAGGAAGTGGTCTTGCCCTGTTATTTTTAGCCGGTGTGAGTATCCGCTTTTTTATGTTCCTGTTTGGAGCAGGTGCTGCGGGCTTTGCGGGACTTGTTATTGCTGCGCCGTATAGAATGCAAAGGATCTATTCTTTTTTGGACCCCCTGGCAGGATCCGCTTGGCGCGGGATTTCAGATTATCCAGTCTCTTTATGCAGCCGGTCCTGGGGGGCTTTTTGGTGCGGGGTTTTTTGAAAGCAGACAGAAGCATTTTTATCTGCCGGAGCCTCAAAATGATTTTATTTTTGCGATTGCAGCAGAAGAGCTTGGACTTGCAGGGAGTATCATGATCGTCTGCCTGTTTTCAGCTGTCATCTGGAGAGGTGTTTTAATCGCCATGCATGCGCCTGACAGCTTCAGTAAACTGCTCGCCGGAGGTATTACGATTTCACTTGGACTGCAGGCTTTTATGAATATATCAGTTGTAATCGGTCTGATTCCTGTAACAGGGATTACGCTGCCATTTTTCAGCTACGGCGGGTCATCTCTGATGGTCGTTCTCAGTATGAGCGGAATATTATTGAATATCAGCAGGTATACAGGCAGATAGCTATTTTACATTTTCATGACGATCCACAAGTTTCTGTATGTTCTAAGCTTACAATAGTGTAGTATTAAAGTAGATTTACAAAGAGTAATGTGATTGCGGGTTAACCGCATGACTGGAGTGAAATGAATGAAACGCAAGCCGGTTGTCTCACTTGAAGACAGAGTGCCGCAATTAAGACAGCGCCGGCGGAAAAGAGCGAACAGGCGCTTAGTTGGAGTTGTATTGCTATTCGTCTTCCTGATCATTATTGTGCTGTACTTTCAATCACCATACAGTAAAGTGCAGAACATTCAAATTACAGGTAACAGCGGAATCTCTGAAGAGCAGGCAATAAAGTTAAGCGGTATTTCAGCCGGAGATTCGTATTGGACATTAAATACTGATGAAGCTGAAAACAGACTGAAAGATAATCAGATGATTAAAAACGCAGAAGTTAAAAGGGATTTGCCTTTAAATGTAGAAGTGATCATTGAAGAATTTGACAAAGTTGCATTGAGCAGAGAAAACCAGCAGTTTAGAGCTGTTTATGAAAATGGCTATATAGGGGACCCTTTGTCTGTGCAGGATATCAATTTCAGTGCGCCTGTACTGAATGGTTTTCAGCAGGGGAAAGTAATTAATAACCTTGCATCCGCTCTGTCAGACCTTCCGGGGAATGTATTAAACTCCATTTCTGAAGTGCATTATACTCCTTCTGAAGTTGACTCCAATAAAATCATATTATATATGAACGATGGTTTTGAAGTTCATGCAGTCATTCCCACACTTGCTGAAAAAATGACTCATTATCCTTCCATTGTAAGTCAGCTTGACCCTGAGGTTAAAGGAATTATTGATCTTGAAGTTGGATCTTATTTCCGTGCGTATGATGCAGGGGAAGCCGCCGCAGGGGATACAGAAGAAGCGCTTGAAGAGCAGATTGAAGAGGCTGCTGAAGGATTGCCGGATAACGATGTACCGACCATTGAGGAAAACTCAGAGGGGTAAAAACTGTCAGAGTATGAATTTGTCAGTAATATCGGTCATTTATTACTTTTCTGAGTATCTCAATTGGTGTAGACTATACCTATTGAGGTTTCAAAGCTGAAACTTATAAACAGGCTTTCTATGAATAGCAGATAAAATGAAAATTTAAATGATTAAAATGAATGTGAACAAGGTTCGAAGGAGGTGCCACACGTGAGCAATAATGAATATTATGTCAGTCTTGACATAGGATCATCATCTGTAAAAGTAGTCATCGCAGAGCTGGTCCATGATTCAGTAAATATTATCGGGGTCGGAAATGTTGAGTCCGAGGGGATCCGCAAAGGTTCTATTGTAGATATTGATGAAACCGTACAATCTATCCAGAAAGCTGTAGATCAGGCTGAACGGATGACGGGTCTTTCAATACATAATGTAATTGTCGGAATACCAGCAAACCATGTAGCCCTGCAGCCATGTCATGGAGTAGTGGCAGTTTCTACAGAAGATAAAGAAATTCGTGATGAGGATATTGCGCGCGTGCTTGATGCGGCGCAGGTAATGCCGATGTCACCTGACAGAGAGTTAATTAACATCGTACCACGTCAGTTCATCGTGGATGGACTTGATGAGATCAAGGATCCTCGCGGCATGATTGGCGTTAGGCTTGAACTTGAAGGTACCGTTGTAACAGGTTCTAAAACAATGCTGCACAATATTTTACGCTGTGTTGAAAAAGCAGGCCTTGAAGTCGCAGATATCTTCCTTCAGCCACTGGCAGCCGGAACGATTGCGCTATCTAAGGATGAACAGGATCTTGGTACTGCAATTATCGATATCGGTGGAGGATCTACAAGTATTGCAGTCTTTGAACATGGTCATTTGATCGCAGCATCTACAGTGCCTGCCGGCGGTGAGCATATTACAAAGGATCTGTCTATTGGACTTAGAACAACAACAGATGATGCTGAAAAGATTAAGCGCAAGCATGGTCACGCGTTTTACGATTATGCATCAGAAGATGAAGTATTCAGCGTACCGATTATCGGTAGTGATCAGCATCAGCAATTTAACCAGCTGGAAATCTCTGATATTATAGAGGTCCGGATGGAAGAAATGTTTGAACTGGTCCTGAATGAATTGAAGAGGCTTAACATCCATGATTTACCCGGCGGATTTGTTCTGACTGGCGGATCAGCTGCGATGCCTGGTGTACTTGAACTTGGACAGGCTGTATTACAAAATCAGGTTCGAGTGGCTGTACCGGATTATATCGGGGTAAGAGAACCTCAATATACAACAGCAGTAGGATTGATTAAATACGCTTACAAGCATGCTAAACTTCAGGGGCAGGCTGACAAACAGCCTTCAGCATTTGAGGAGCAGCATGAATATCCGCAGAAGAAGCCTAGAAACACTGAAACAAGTACTAAGCAGCAAAAGCCAAAGCAGAAAAATGAAGAGGGAAGATTTAAAAAACTGTTTGGATACTTCTTTGAATAGGGGATCCGGAAAGTAATTTGAATTAGGAGGATTTGCGATGTTAGATTTCGATACGAATGTTGATTCCCTGGCAACGATAAAAGTCATCGGTGTAGGCGGCGGCGGAAACAATGCTGTTAACCGTATGATCGAGCACGGTGTGCAGGGAGTAGAATTTATAGCAGTAAATACAGACGCACAGGCACTGAATCTTTCAAAAGCTGAAATTAAAATGCAGATCGGCGGTAAACTTACGCGCGGTCTTGGTGCAGGTGCAAATCCTGAAGTAGGTAAAAAAGCAGCTGAAGAAAGCCGCGAACAGATCGAAGAAGCAATTAAAGGCGCAGATATGGTATTCGTCACTGCAGGTATGGGTGGCGGAACCGGAACAGGTGCAGCACCTGTTATTGCACAGATTGCCAGAGAACTTGGTAGTCTTACAGTCGGAGTTGTGACACGTCCATTTACTTTCGAAGGACGTAAGCGTGCAACACAGGCAGCAGGCGGAATCAGCTCAATGAAAGAAGCGGTGGATACACTGATCGTGATTCCAAATGACAGACTTCTTGAAATTGTTGATAAGAGTACACCAATGCTTGAAGCTTTCCGTGAAGCAGATAATGTACTGCGTCAGGGTGTTCAGGGTATCTCGGATTTAATCGCGGTACCTGGTCTGATTAACCTTGACTTTGCAGACGTGAAGACGATCATGTCTAATAAAGGTTCTGCATTAATGGGTATCGGTATTGCTTCAGGTGAAAACCGTGCTTCAGAAGCTGCTAAAAAAGCGATCTCAAGTCCACTCCTTGAAACGTCAATTGACGGGGCACAGGGTGTACTGATGAATATTACAGGCGGAACGAACTTAAGCCTTTATGAAGTTCAGGAAGCTGCCGATATTGTTGCAAGTGCTTCTGATCAGGAAGTAAACATGATTTTCGGATCGGTCATCGATGAGGATTTGAAAGATGAAATTCTGGTTACTGTGATTGCAACTGGATTCAGCGAACAGCTGAATCAGGCAAAGCCTGCACGTCCGCAAATGGGCGGCCAGGTAAGACAGCAACCTCAGCCTCCTAAACGTGAAAGAGAAAGAGAACCAGTTCGCGAGCAGCATCACCGTGAGCGCGAAGAAGCACCACAGGCTGAACAGCGTAATCAGCAGCCTGTAGAAGATACACTTGATATCCCGACATTCCTGCGTAATCGTAACAGACGCAGAGGATAATTAAGTATTTTACTTTTAAGTTAGCGTTGAACGTTATCAACTAGTTTAATAAATATAGTGTAGTGAAACGGAAGGCGGCGACTCCACCGGGATGTGACGGACAGCTGAGACCCGGCAAGGCGCAGCGCCGTCCCCCGGGGAAAGCGTCCGCCTGAAGTGTAACGAAACGATTAAATGACCTGAGACAATATGTCTCAGGTTTTTTTGTGGCTTGATGGCGTAATTTATCCAACGATTTATTAAAACTGCTGTAGAAATTGACAAGTTTCGTTCTTTCTTATTTGTAAAATGTGGTTATTGGGAGGACGGGATGAATGACATTGTATTTCGAGTACTTACTGCTTGTAAATATGTGTGGTGGACTGCTGTTA
This region of Jeotgalibacillus malaysiensis genomic DNA includes:
- a CDS encoding penicillin-binding protein 2B — protein: MRKLKKNWGAYLLFTVFSALFFLLITRFLTLQITGEAEGRDLAAQAQAQYARSQILEAERGKILDRNGEVIAEDTQTYKIVAVLDENLTTNEENPRHVLDPEGTASTLAQYLDLSEAEILDILTQDRKQVEFGTEGKDIPLEIKQQIEDAELPGIFFLQDLKRFYPNGIFSSHLIGYAQPEANEDGLVKTVGQMGVERNLNKYLEGQNGKLSYETDARGFLLPGGEEAIQKAQDGHDVYLTIDKKIQTFLEDALSQVSDEYNPEKMFGVVADAKTGEILAMSQRPTFDPDTRVGLSENWYNQIVESTFEPGSTFKTFSLAAAVEEGVFNPNATYQSGSYDVLGQKINDHNVSGWGTISYLEGVQRSSNTAFAKLLEQMGDDVYRNYLDQFGFGQQTGIDLPNEAPGNILYNYPIEKVTTIFGQGTTVTPLQMIQAETAIASDGKMKKPYVLSKVVNPETGEAVYEGESEVTGQPISSDTAAKVREYLASTVTSEVGTGQPFSIPGYEVSGKSGTAQIPDPETGRYMTGRSNYLFSFIGMAPADDPELIVYIGIQQPDLPADEISSIPVSKVFNPVMLNSLKYRNIQPAEAPMKESVPVEDYKDQSAAAVKEQLEGQGLKVEVIGNGDTIQTQSTVNNELIAGERLILVTDGDLTIPDFTGWSYRDVVRAAAAADLELNTNGTGFAVSQNLTADSVISAGQPLTVKFETPEETRTRLSQPEEESELPQD
- a CDS encoding stage V sporulation protein E: MIVCLFSAVIWRGVLIAMHAPDSFSKLLAGGITISLGLQAFMNISVVIGLIPVTGITLPFFSYGGSSLMVVLSMSGILLNISRYTGR
- a CDS encoding cell division protein FtsZ encodes the protein MLDFDTNVDSLATIKVIGVGGGGNNAVNRMIEHGVQGVEFIAVNTDAQALNLSKAEIKMQIGGKLTRGLGAGANPEVGKKAAEESREQIEEAIKGADMVFVTAGMGGGTGTGAAPVIAQIARELGSLTVGVVTRPFTFEGRKRATQAAGGISSMKEAVDTLIVIPNDRLLEIVDKSTPMLEAFREADNVLRQGVQGISDLIAVPGLINLDFADVKTIMSNKGSALMGIGIASGENRASEAAKKAISSPLLETSIDGAQGVLMNITGGTNLSLYEVQEAADIVASASDQEVNMIFGSVIDEDLKDEILVTVIATGFSEQLNQAKPARPQMGGQVRQQPQPPKREREREPVREQHHREREEAPQAEQRNQQPVEDTLDIPTFLRNRNRRRG
- a CDS encoding phospho-N-acetylmuramoyl-pentapeptide-transferase codes for the protein MSVFAVILAAIFGFGISAAAAPLFIPYLRRLKFGQSIREEGPQSHQKKSGTPTMGGLIILSAMTLATVIVSAIYGVLSVTTLLLLMVTITFGVLGFLDDFIKVAKKRNLGLTSKQKLLGQIVIAIIFYIIFSANDFSSIISIPFTSIELNLGIVYVAFVIFWLVGFSNAVNLTDGLDGLVSGTAVIAFGAFALIAWQQEQLALAIFCMAAVGALLGFLLFNAHPAKVFMGDTGSLALGGAIGTVSLLAKQEVLLLLIGIVFVLETLSVMIQVTSFKTTGKRVFKMSPLHHHFELTGWSEWKVVTVFWTVGLAAGILGVLIGVYG
- a CDS encoding UDP-N-acetylmuramoyl-L-alanyl-D-glutamate-2,6-diaminopimelate ligase, which produces MRLSDLTGCLPFYEIKGPESDPEILKICHHHRDVEPGSLFAAIKGEKSDGRFYIEKAIENGASAILSDTEYHLSVPVVIVKHPRHALAYIANHFYDYPSFDLNVIGVTGTNGKTTVTHMIQGILEASNVKTGIIGTLYMKQGNQVKKAENTTPDSLLLQQTLAEFRSCGVKAAILEASSHGLAQGRMYGCDVDVAVFTNLTQDHLDYHETMEHYKWSKTLLFSQLGHHHAKHAPKFAVLNQDDPFTEEIKAATSAHIITYGLTAESDLYAENIIHSKETTTFTLCTPLGKAKVQLKLAGLFNIYNALAAAAAAFVKRIPLDTIIKGLEGITGVPGRFEIVRHSGPFTVIVDYAHTPDSLKNILTAARKMNPNRLITVIGCGGDRDKVKRPAMARIACAYADYAIFTSDNPRTEQPEDILKDMERGVPGEAYKTIVDRSDAIKHAISQAAEEDIIIIAGKGHEKFQLIDHRKIPFDDKSVAESFLNEYQLKDV
- a CDS encoding UDP-N-acetylmuramoyl-L-alanyl-D-glutamate synthetase, with amino-acid sequence MIDYKGYQNKKVLVVGLAKSGVAASLLLHRLGAFVTVNDWKPLSENKDAQQLLDQGIKVITGSHPVELLDEGFELIVKNPGIPYSNPLIKGAIAKGLPVLTEVELAYQISEADIIGVTGTNGKTTTTTLIHEMITKDQKKSYAAGNIGTVACEVAQIAKPDEAMVIELSSFQLMGIRQFAPSISIITNIYDAHLDYHSSKEEYVEAKAAITKNQTADDYLIVNADQEDLMAAVSHTKAKIVPFSTKRFLQDGISSDGDKIYMNGEAVVAIREIVLPGRHNLENIMAAIGAARLYGVSDDSIRKVLGEFSGVKHRTQFVREWKDIKFYNDSKATNILATQSALDAFTVPTILLCGGLDRGNSFDELSDSMSHVKTAIVFGETAEKMADAAKNAGVTDIIRVKDVNEAVTAAAEVAASGDVVLLSPACASWDQYPTFEVRGDIFIEAVNKLK
- a CDS encoding cell division protein FtsA; this translates as MSNNEYYVSLDIGSSSVKVVIAELVHDSVNIIGVGNVESEGIRKGSIVDIDETVQSIQKAVDQAERMTGLSIHNVIVGIPANHVALQPCHGVVAVSTEDKEIRDEDIARVLDAAQVMPMSPDRELINIVPRQFIVDGLDEIKDPRGMIGVRLELEGTVVTGSKTMLHNILRCVEKAGLEVADIFLQPLAAGTIALSKDEQDLGTAIIDIGGGSTSIAVFEHGHLIAASTVPAGGEHITKDLSIGLRTTTDDAEKIKRKHGHAFYDYASEDEVFSVPIIGSDQHQQFNQLEISDIIEVRMEEMFELVLNELKRLNIHDLPGGFVLTGGSAAMPGVLELGQAVLQNQVRVAVPDYIGVREPQYTTAVGLIKYAYKHAKLQGQADKQPSAFEEQHEYPQKKPRNTETSTKQQKPKQKNEEGRFKKLFGYFFE